Sequence from the Candidatus Zixiibacteriota bacterium genome:
TTGCGCTTGAGCATGCGCGATATGGTCTCGCTCACATCGACCGAGACAGTGCCCACCAGGATCGGCCTGCCGATCTCGTGGAAATGCTCGATCTCTTCTATAATGGCGGCGTATTTCTCGCGCTTGGTGCGATAGATCACGTCGGTGTAGTCGATCCGTTTCACAGGTTTGTTGGTCGGAATCACGACCACATCGAGTTTGTAGATATCCCAGAATTCGCCCGCCTCGGTTTCAGCAGTACCGGTCATACCGGCCAGCTTGTAATACATGCGGAAATAGTTCTGTAAAGTGATCGTGGCAACTGTCTGTGTCTCGCCTTCGATTCGGACTTTCTCCTTGGCTTCGATGGCTTGATGGAGACCATCGGAAAAACGACGGCCGGGCATCAGGCGACCGGTAAACTCATCCACGATGATAACTTTGCCGTCCTGGACCACGTATTCGACATCTTTTTCGAATAAGCTGTATGCTTTCAAAAGCTGGGTAATCGAATGCAGCTTCTGTGATTTGGCGATATGCTGTTTGTAAAGTTTGTCCTTGGCTTCGATTTTCTGCTCTTCATCCAGGGAATCATCGTTGTCGATTCCCACCAGCCCTTCGGCGATATCGGGAACTTCAAACAGCTGTTTGTCGGTTGGATGGAGTTCATTAAGGCCCATCTCCGAGAGGGTCACAGAATGATCCTTCTCGTCGATCGCGTAATAAATCCTCTCATCGATTTCATTGAGATTCTTCTTATCGCGCAGGATGGCTGATTCGACGTTCGTGACCATGCTCTGGTGATCGGGGACCTTCATGATCTTCATGAAGCGCTTGTTTTTGGGTGCCGCCCGGCGAACCGTAAGGAGATCATAAGCGGCATCGTCGTAATTTTCCTCTTTAAGTGCTTTTTCAGCCTGATTCAAAAGGCTGGTGACCATCATCGACTGCTTCCTGTTGATCTGCTCGACTAAGGGTTGCATATCGCGGAAGGCCTGATCGATCGTCGACTCGACCGGTCCGGATATGATCAATGGTGTCCGGGCCTCATCGATAAGGACACTATCAACCTCGTCGATGATTGAGTAAAAATGTCCACGCTGACGATTGTCCTCGACACGCCAGCCCATGTTGTCGTGCAGGTAGTCAAAACCGAATTCACTGTTGGTACCGTAGGTGATGTCGCAGTTGTACTGCTCACGTCTTTGCTCCGGATCCTGGCCATGCTGGATCACACCGACGGTCAATCCCAGAAACTTGTAGACAGCGCCCATCCACTCAGCGTCACGACGCGCCAGGTAGTCGTTGACGGTGATCACATGAACTCCCTTGCCGACCAGCGCATTGAGATAGACCGGCATAGTAGCTACCAAAGTCTTGCCTTCGCCCGTCGCCATCTCGGCAATCTTGCCCTGGTGCAGTACCACTCCACCAAAGAGCTGGACATCGTAGGGAATCATGTTCCAGGTGGTCTTCTGGCCGGCCACATCGACTTCCTGACCGCACAACCGCCGGCAAGCTTCCTTGACCATCGCGAAAGCTTCCGGGAGAATCGAGTCCAGGTACTCATTTATGCGCTCCATGAACTTCTGCTTGCGCTCTTTTTTATCCCAATCATGCTCACGAGCTTCTTCCTCGAGCTCTGCCCAGATTTCTGCCAGGTCAGCCTTGAACTTTGCGGTTCTGTCGATCAGCTCTTCCTGCGAAAGCTTTTCCAGGGTGGGATAGATTTCTTTGATTTCTTCCACGACCGGGTTGATCTTTTTCAGGTCGCGTTCATGTTTTGTGCCGAAGATTTTCTTTATTAAGTCACCAAACACTTGTAATCACCTCAAATCGGTTATACACACAAACAGCCAACAACAGTTACATTAATAGGCTTTTAGTGCAAATGGCAAGCAAAAACGGTCTGCCTAATCCTTGGGAGTCAGGTTACGCGCGGTGAAGATCTTGAAAGTCGGCAGGACCACCACCAAAAGCAGGGTAAAGAAGTAAGCCAGTTTCTGAAGAATCGAGGCATCGTAGAGCAATGTCGCTCCTATCAGACTGTCCCAGTTTGAAAGCACGTTAAATTCAGGGCCCGCAAAGTAGATTACCTTGAATATCGTGGTCCAGATACCCCATTCGAATTGCATCAAGCCTTTAGCGATCACGGGTAAAAAGTGGATAACCAGCACGATCAGGGCGGCCCAGATCGGACCGGTGAGGATCGAGAAAAAGGCGGTCACGCTGATCATCATCAGGTAAAACATCAGATCGAAGATGAAAGTCAGGATGATATTAGTCGAGATACCGTAATCGGTAACCGCGTACAAAAATATGGAAAAATAGATGATCTGAAAAACCCAGAAAACCATAATCAGTTTAAAAGCGCCGATGATTTTTCCCATTATGAAATCGGAACGTGAAATCGGCCGTGCCAAAAACGTGAACATGGTACCGTCGCGGATATCCTGGATCAAAACGATTGACCCGAGCGCTATCGAGGCGAACAGTCCGAATACCGTGTAGGCTTGAGCGAACTGGGAAATAAATATCATCGCCATCCCGCTCTGCGCGAATTCTTCGGCCACCAGAAGCGGAATCATCGACATCAACAAAATCCCCAAACCGACAACGAAAAAGAGCCAGTAGATTTTCGAACGCATCAGTTTGGCGAACTTGTGATTGCTTATGGTATTAATCTGCTTCAGATCCATTTTCCACCAACTGCATAAAGATTTCTTCCAGTTCCATACTGCGCGGTTTGAGTGAAATTATATCCGCCCCCGAACCTGACAGTTCAGCGATCAGCCTGGCTTTCTTCTCTTTTCCGTAAACACTTGCACGGTAAGTGTTCTCACCCATGCTTTCGAGTTGCCAGGTAGTCTCGAACTTGGTCGCCCTGTCCGGATTGAGCGAAAAGACTATCTCGGTTTCATCGGGACGTTTCAGCAGATGCTCCATCGTATCGACCCTGATCAGCCTGCCCTGGTTGATGATAGCTACCCGATCGGCGGTTTTCTGCACATCCGAAAGGATATGAGAACTCAGAAAGATCGTTTTACCCTGATCTTTTAGTTTCAAAAAAAAGTCCTTGATCCTGGCTTTGGCGATCGGGTCCATACCTGAAGTCGGCTCATCCAGAATCAAGAGATCGGGGTCTGTCAGAAGCGCCTGCGCTAACCCCATCTTCTGAGTCATACCCTTCGAAAAAGTCTTGACCTTGCGTTCGAAACCCTGTTTAAGATCGAGAAACCCCAGGATCTCTTTACCTCGCGAATGCACAGTCTCGCGGTCGAGCCCGGCCAAAGACCCCATGTATTCCAGCAATTTTTTGCCCTTCAGGAATTTATCGAAATTGAACAGCTCCGGCAGAAAACCGATCCGTCTCCGGCTTTCCGGGTCGGTCACCGGCAATCCGAAGATTTCGGCTTTTCCGGCTGTGGGAAAAATGAAGTTCATCAGGGTATGAATCGTGGTCGTTTTGCCAGCGCCATTGGGCCCCAAAAAGCCAAATATCTCACCCCGTTTGACCTCCAAACTGATACCATCGAGAGCACGAATCTTTTCCTTAGCGGTACGTCCGGGGTAAGTCTTTTCGAGGTTTTCTATTTTTATCGCCAGCTCTTCAGACATCACAATCAGCTCTCATTCTATTCAGTCGGATTGCTCTCAGTTTCACCCGACTTCTCCTCTGTTTCTATGATTACCTCTGTTGTGTCAATTACTTCCGAGTTGTTTTCGCTGTCCAGATAATAATCAATATCGTCGTAATGGTCCGGCTTGTATGAATCAAACCGACCGCTCAGTTCGCCATCTTTTTTGATTACTATCAGGGTTGGAAAGCGGATTATATCCAGTTGCTCGGCAATTTTCAGATCGGGATCGAGGCCGATCTTCAAATCGATCTCCCATTCGGCTTTGATAGCTTGAACCTCTTTGGCAGTCATTCCACTCGCAACCGTAATAATCTCGGCATCGACAGCCTCTCTGAGTTCATCGCTTCGCCGACCGAGATCATCTAACGCCAGACGGCAGGGATTGCAGTTTTCGGTCCAGAACAACAACACCAGAGGTTGTTTGTCTTTGTAATAACCGAGCGGCTCGATGCCGCCATCCAGAAGCTCGAACTGGACATCCTCGAATTCTGCCTTTGGCTCATCACGCTGAAACAGTTCGGGTTGTTTGATAAGCAGGTGCTGTACTATGAAAAGTCCCAGCAGAATGGCGAAAATAACTGTAAACTTCTTATCATTCATGGTAAATCCGAATCAGCAATATAAGCAAAACTTACGGAAGATAAATAAAAATGTTGCCCTTTTCCGCGTTTATCAGTCTGAACTGTTCTGACCGATATAATCCTGCCAGCGTTCTTTCTGCACCCTGTTGGCGGATTTATCGATTTCGATTTCAAATTTATCCAGACCGCCGAGCCTGACTTTGGTCTTACGCTTGTCACCGTCGCGCAGGTACTCGACCGAAATCGTGCGATTGGGTTTAAGGCTTTCGATATACCGGACCAGCTCGATGGCGTTCTTGAAATCGCGGTTGTTGATCTTTATTACCTGATCTCCATCTTTAAGACCGGAGTCATAGGCCGGTCCGCCCCTGCGCACATCAGCAATAGTCAGGTCATCGAATGATTGAAACTGCACCCCGAAATCCGGTTTGCCGTCTTTGACTCGTTCGAGCCTGACACCGAAATTGCTGAGCAATCCGGGGAGATCGATAACCGTGTTGAGATTCAAGCAGGAATCAATAAAGTACTTGGGATAGTAGCCACTTAATGTGTCACATAACTCATACAGATAATAACTCTTGAAAGCGGTCTGACCATCTCTGAAACGCGCGGTGATAGCGGCAAAGTAATCATCCAGCGAAAATGACCCGTATACGAGGGAACGAAGCTTCAGATCGAGAGCCATGGCGGTCAGAAATTCTGCCGCCCCGACATAACCTGTTGCGGCCGGAATCTCCCGAGCCGCGCGAGGCGACAGTCCCCGCCGTTCGAACTCGGTCAGGTAATGCTCATAGGTCTGGACTACCCGGTTGAGGAAAGTCTCTGCGCTGATTATATCGCACCTCAGCAGGAGCAGATTCTGGTAATAGTTGGCCGCCCCCTGAATCAGCCAGTTCATGCC
This genomic interval carries:
- the secA gene encoding preprotein translocase subunit SecA; its protein translation is MFGDLIKKIFGTKHERDLKKINPVVEEIKEIYPTLEKLSQEELIDRTAKFKADLAEIWAELEEEAREHDWDKKERKQKFMERINEYLDSILPEAFAMVKEACRRLCGQEVDVAGQKTTWNMIPYDVQLFGGVVLHQGKIAEMATGEGKTLVATMPVYLNALVGKGVHVITVNDYLARRDAEWMGAVYKFLGLTVGVIQHGQDPEQRREQYNCDITYGTNSEFGFDYLHDNMGWRVEDNRQRGHFYSIIDEVDSVLIDEARTPLIISGPVESTIDQAFRDMQPLVEQINRKQSMMVTSLLNQAEKALKEENYDDAAYDLLTVRRAAPKNKRFMKIMKVPDHQSMVTNVESAILRDKKNLNEIDERIYYAIDEKDHSVTLSEMGLNELHPTDKQLFEVPDIAEGLVGIDNDDSLDEEQKIEAKDKLYKQHIAKSQKLHSITQLLKAYSLFEKDVEYVVQDGKVIIVDEFTGRLMPGRRFSDGLHQAIEAKEKVRIEGETQTVATITLQNYFRMYYKLAGMTGTAETEAGEFWDIYKLDVVVIPTNKPVKRIDYTDVIYRTKREKYAAIIEEIEHFHEIGRPILVGTVSVDVSETISRMLKRKGIKHEILNAKQHQREAEIIQFAGRSGAVTIATNMAGRGTDIKLGEGVLKHPNCSIIENPEYGEVCPLRDKYDCREEPVCGLHIIATERHEARRIDRQLRGRSARQGDPGSSRFFISLEDDLMRLFGVSRLTGVLNFLGLEDGEAIEHPRVSKAIEGAQKRVETENFSIRKRLLDFDDVMNVQR
- a CDS encoding ABC transporter permease subunit, with the translated sequence MDLKQINTISNHKFAKLMRSKIYWLFFVVGLGILLMSMIPLLVAEEFAQSGMAMIFISQFAQAYTVFGLFASIALGSIVLIQDIRDGTMFTFLARPISRSDFIMGKIIGAFKLIMVFWVFQIIYFSIFLYAVTDYGISTNIILTFIFDLMFYLMMISVTAFFSILTGPIWAALIVLVIHFLPVIAKGLMQFEWGIWTTIFKVIYFAGPEFNVLSNWDSLIGATLLYDASILQKLAYFFTLLLVVVLPTFKIFTARNLTPKD
- a CDS encoding ATP-binding cassette domain-containing protein — protein: MMSEELAIKIENLEKTYPGRTAKEKIRALDGISLEVKRGEIFGFLGPNGAGKTTTIHTLMNFIFPTAGKAEIFGLPVTDPESRRRIGFLPELFNFDKFLKGKKLLEYMGSLAGLDRETVHSRGKEILGFLDLKQGFERKVKTFSKGMTQKMGLAQALLTDPDLLILDEPTSGMDPIAKARIKDFFLKLKDQGKTIFLSSHILSDVQKTADRVAIINQGRLIRVDTMEHLLKRPDETEIVFSLNPDRATKFETTWQLESMGENTYRASVYGKEKKARLIAELSGSGADIISLKPRSMELEEIFMQLVENGSEAD
- a CDS encoding redoxin domain-containing protein; translated protein: MNDKKFTVIFAILLGLFIVQHLLIKQPELFQRDEPKAEFEDVQFELLDGGIEPLGYYKDKQPLVLLFWTENCNPCRLALDDLGRRSDELREAVDAEIITVASGMTAKEVQAIKAEWEIDLKIGLDPDLKIAEQLDIIRFPTLIVIKKDGELSGRFDSYKPDHYDDIDYYLDSENNSEVIDTTEVIIETEEKSGETESNPTE